The nucleotide window TCGGCCTGACCCCCGAACCGCCCAAGGCGATCATGCCCGCCGGGCTGCCCGACAGCTGGCAGCGGGCGCTGGGGCCGGAATTCGCCGCGCCGTACTTCCACGAGCTCAAGGACTTTCTGGTGGAGGAGCGGCGTGGGCACACCATCTTTCCGCCGGCGCCGGACGTGTTCAACGCCCTGCGCTTCACGCCGCTGGAGGACGTGAAGGTGCTGATCCTGGGCCAGGACCCGTACCACCGGCCCGGTCAGGCGCATGGCCTGAGCTTCAGCGTGCGGCCAGGCGTGACCATTCCGCCCAGCCTGCGCAACATCTACAAGGAACTTCAGGCGGATCTCCCCGGCTTCGTGCCGCCCCGCCACGGGTACCTGAGAGCGTGGGCCGATCAGGGCATCCTGCTGCTCAACGCCGTGCTGACGGTGCGCGAGGGGCAGGCCAACAGCCACGCGAACAAGGGCTGGGAGCACTTCACGGACGCTGTGATCCGGGCGGTGAATGGCAAGCCCGAGCGCGTGGTGTTCGTGCTGTGGGGCGCGTACGCCCGCAAGAAGCGCAAGCTGATCACCGGGCCGCAGCACGTGGTCATCGAGTCCGCGCATCCCAGTCCCCTGAGCGAGGCGAAGTTCTTCGGCAGCCGCCCCTTTTCTCAGGTCAACGCCGCGCTGGAACAGGCTGGGCGCGGCCCCATCGAGTGGCAACTGCCCGCGAAGGCCGAGGAATGACCACCCGCACCGAGGCCCTTGCCGGAGAGTACCTGCGCCGCGAGGGCCACGACCCCAAGGCGTTCAAGTACTTCTGGCCGGACGGCCGGCCGTACCGCGACCGGGCCGGCGTTGACCGCATCGCCAGGCTGGCCGTGCCGCCCGCCTACGAGGACGTGTACGTGTCGCCGGACCCGGACGCGGAACTCCAGGCCTTCGGGCGGGACGCCGCCGGGCGCCTCCAGTACCGCTACCACCCGGACTTCGTGCAGGCCGGCGCGCTGAAGAAATGGCAGCGCCTGACGCGCTTCGCCGGCGTGCTCGGCACGCTGCGGACCACGACCGCCGCGGACCTGCGCGCCCCCGGCCTGCCGCCCCGCAAGGTCGCCGCCCTGATGACCCGGCTGCTGCACGTCGCGCGCTTCCGGGTGGGCAGCGATATCTACGAGAAGCAGCACCAGACCTACGGCCTGAGCACCCTGCGGCAGAAGCACGTGCGCGTGCAGGGCACCACCGTCACCTTCCACTTCAAGGGCAAGCACGGCATCACGCAGCACAAGGCGACCACGGACCGCACGCTCGCCGCCAACATCGGCCGGCTGCTGGAATTGCCCGGCCCGTGGCTGTTCCAGACGGCGGATGCCGACGGCGCCCGCCGACGTGTCCGCGCCGGGGAACTCAACGCGTACTTGAAAGAAGTCATCGGCCCCTTCAGCGCCAAGGACTTCCGCACGTGGGGCGGCACCCTGCTGGCCGCCGAGTACCTCGCGGAGGTGGGGGTGGCGGACACCGAGAAGCGGGCCCGCCAGACCCTGGTGGACTGCGTGAAGTACGTCGCCGCCGATCTGGGCAACACGCCCGCCGTCACGCGCAGCTCGTACATCTGCCCGGTGATCTTCGACCGCTACCTGGACGGCAAGGTGCTCGACGACTACGAACCCCGCGCCGGCCGCGGCGAGGGTGATCTGGACGGCCTGACCCGCAGCGAGGCGGCCCTGAAACGCCTGCTGGAGAGCGAGAAGTCGCTCAGGGTGCGGGGGAAGAGGGCGGCGTGAGTCGTTTGTCGGGAGTGCCGAGGATTCTGTGAACACGAACGATCCCAGAGCCAACTTTCTGACTGCGGTCAAGAACGGCAAAATCGGCATCCTGCGACCTCAGACCCAGAAGGCGACCTTGCTCAGCCTCCTGCCCGAGTTGGAGGAGGGAACCATCGCCGGCTACTCCTATCTGGACAGCACCGAGTGGCTTTTCGATGGTCAGCAGCTGGAGCGCGTGGTGATCCGGTTTGATGGGCCCCAAGCAGCCCACCGCGCTTATACCCTGCTGCAACTTCAATGGCTGGAGGTGCTGTGGCGACGGCCTTATGCTGAGGTTCTGGCCTTATTCCAGAGCAGTGCAAGACCGTTCCGTACCCTGACTTACGAGGATGGAACGCTTGGGCTGCACGTGTTTCAGTCGCCATCTGGGCTGCTGCTCAATTTTGATGCCGATGAAACATGCCAACGCCTGACGCTGGAATTTGAGGACAGATTTAGGGTTCTCGGCGGCATCAGGACATTGACCGTCCATGACTCATCGCAGCTTCTCAGCCCAGCTCCTTGCGCATGATCACGTTCGTCGTCTGGAAGCCCAGGCCCTCGTACAGCGCGCGGGCGCTGGTGTTGTGGCCGAACACGTGGAGCTGGATGTTCGTGGCCCCGCGCGCGGCGGCGTCCCGCTCCAGCAGCGCGAAGGCCTGCGAGGCGTACCCGCGCCGGCGGTAGGGGTCGTACACCTCGACCTCGTACACGAAGGCGGTGCGGGTTCCGCCGCGCGTCTGGAGGGCGTACCACAGCACGCCCACGTCGGCCCCCTCGTGCGGATCGTGCAGGTGGTACAGCACGTTGTCCGGCGTGTCCGGCCCCTGCGGCAGCAGCTGGCGGAACTCGCGGTCGGCGCGCTGCATGGCTTCCTCCGGCGTCCACTCGCCGCTGCGGATCTTCTCGGCGGCGTACTGCGGGGCGGCGTGGGCGACGAAGCGCTCGAAGGCGGCCGCGTCCATCGGGCGCAGTTCGATCATGCCGGCAGTGTAGGCGCGGTGTGGTTGACGGAGCGATAGGCCCTTCGGCCCATGCGCCGGCGGGCCAGGCCGGGTACGGTGGCGGGCAATGGATGACGTTCCGGTCCGGATGCACGTGGATGAGGTGACGACCGACGCGGCGCTCGTGGCGCGGCTGGTCGCGGCGCAGTGCCCGCAGTGGGTGGGGCTGCCCATCGCCCGGGTCGTGTCGTCCGGCACCGACAACGCCATGTACACCCTGGGCGAGGCGCGCGTGGTGCGCCTGCCGCGCCGCTCGTGGGCGGTGGACGACATCGCCAAGGAGGCGACGTGGCTGCCCCGGCTGGCCCCGCACCTGCCGCTGGCGGTGCCCGACCCGCTGTTCGTCGGCAGTCCCGGCGAGGGCTTTCCGTTTCCGTGGGCGGTGTACTCCTGGCTGGACGGCGTGGACGCAGGGCTGGACACCGTGCGGGACGCGCCCGAGTTCGCCCGCGACCTCGCCGGATTCGTCGCGGCGCTGCGCCGGGTGCCGCGCCCGGCCGGGGACGCGCCGCAGGGCTCGCGCGGCGGCACGCTCGTCGACCGTGACGAGGACACCCGCGAGGCCATCGCGGAGAGCGCGCAGCTGGGCCTTCTCGACCCCGCGCCGGTCCTGGCCGCGTGGGAGGCCGCGCTGCGGGCACCGGCGTGGAGCGGCGAACCCGCGTGGCTGCACGCCGACCTGAAACCCGGCAACCTCCTGGCGCACCGGGGCCGCGTGAGCGCCGTGATCGACTGGGGCGGCCTGACGCTGGGCGACCCGGCGGTCGACCTCCAGCCCGCGTGGAACCTGCTGGACGCGGCCACCCGGCCGGCGTTCCGCGCCGCGCTGGACGTGGACGATGCCACGTGGGCGCGTGGCCGCGGGTGGGCGCTGTCCATCGCGCTGATCGCGTGGCCGTACTACCGGCACAGCAACCCGGACCTCGCGGCCGTCTCCCGACGCACCATCCGCGCCGTGCTGGACGGCTAAACTGCGCCTATGCTGAGGATCGGTTCGGTCGTGTGGGGCGTGCAGGACGTCGCGCGCGCGGTGCGGTTCTGGACAGCCGCCCTGAACTACCGCCCGCGCGAGGAGCCCGACGAGACGTGGGCCGTGCTGGTGCCCAATGACGGCAGCGGCGTACAGATCGCACTGGCCCGCGTGGGCTCCGAGCGGGCGCGGCGCCACCACCTCGACCTGTACGCGCAGGATCAGGTGGCCGAGGTCGAGCGGCTGCTCGCGCTGGGGGCCACCCGCGTCG belongs to Deinococcus metalli and includes:
- a CDS encoding GNAT family N-acetyltransferase gives rise to the protein MIELRPMDAAAFERFVAHAAPQYAAEKIRSGEWTPEEAMQRADREFRQLLPQGPDTPDNVLYHLHDPHEGADVGVLWYALQTRGGTRTAFVYEVEVYDPYRRRGYASQAFALLERDAAARGATNIQLHVFGHNTSARALYEGLGFQTTNVIMRKELG
- a CDS encoding VOC family protein — translated: MLRIGSVVWGVQDVARAVRFWTAALNYRPREEPDETWAVLVPNDGSGVQIALARVGSERARRHHLDLYAQDQVAEVERLLALGATRVEWRYPPDADYVVLADPDGNRFCVIDKGADGVSRP
- a CDS encoding aminoglycoside phosphotransferase family protein, whose product is MDDVPVRMHVDEVTTDAALVARLVAAQCPQWVGLPIARVVSSGTDNAMYTLGEARVVRLPRRSWAVDDIAKEATWLPRLAPHLPLAVPDPLFVGSPGEGFPFPWAVYSWLDGVDAGLDTVRDAPEFARDLAGFVAALRRVPRPAGDAPQGSRGGTLVDRDEDTREAIAESAQLGLLDPAPVLAAWEAALRAPAWSGEPAWLHADLKPGNLLAHRGRVSAVIDWGGLTLGDPAVDLQPAWNLLDAATRPAFRAALDVDDATWARGRGWALSIALIAWPYYRHSNPDLAAVSRRTIRAVLDG
- a CDS encoding DNA topoisomerase IB, encoding MTTRTEALAGEYLRREGHDPKAFKYFWPDGRPYRDRAGVDRIARLAVPPAYEDVYVSPDPDAELQAFGRDAAGRLQYRYHPDFVQAGALKKWQRLTRFAGVLGTLRTTTAADLRAPGLPPRKVAALMTRLLHVARFRVGSDIYEKQHQTYGLSTLRQKHVRVQGTTVTFHFKGKHGITQHKATTDRTLAANIGRLLELPGPWLFQTADADGARRRVRAGELNAYLKEVIGPFSAKDFRTWGGTLLAAEYLAEVGVADTEKRARQTLVDCVKYVAADLGNTPAVTRSSYICPVIFDRYLDGKVLDDYEPRAGRGEGDLDGLTRSEAALKRLLESEKSLRVRGKRAA